A window of the Haloquadratum walsbyi C23 genome harbors these coding sequences:
- the ribB gene encoding 3,4-dihydroxy-2-butanone-4-phosphate synthase, whose protein sequence is MDTTTDRYIESSETVTAAVTAFRDGDPVLVHDFTDREGETDIIYPARAIDSDAIARLRNDAGGLICTAVSDTVATTLELPFLEDVIEHPTTADHDLGYDSRSSFSLPVNHRETFTGITDDDRAQTIHRLGTVAEAADAGEYTAEDFAAEFRTPGHVNVLRGAPKLLTDRRGHTELGLALADAADCAPAVVVCEMLDDATGNATAPTDAQTYAEKNDIVFIDGAAVVTELG, encoded by the coding sequence ATGGATACAACAACTGATAGATATATTGAATCGAGCGAAACTGTCACCGCTGCGGTAACAGCATTTCGTGATGGCGACCCGGTACTTGTACATGATTTTACAGATCGGGAGGGCGAGACTGATATTATTTATCCTGCCCGTGCTATTGATTCAGATGCCATTGCTCGACTTCGTAATGATGCTGGAGGACTTATTTGCACTGCAGTGTCTGATACTGTTGCAACAACGCTTGAGTTACCATTTTTGGAGGATGTAATTGAACACCCTACGACGGCGGATCATGATCTTGGATATGATAGCCGATCCTCATTTTCACTGCCGGTAAATCATCGCGAAACATTCACCGGTATCACCGACGATGATCGGGCGCAAACGATTCATCGTCTTGGAACCGTTGCCGAAGCAGCAGATGCCGGTGAATATACTGCTGAGGATTTTGCAGCTGAATTTCGAACGCCTGGACACGTCAACGTTCTTCGGGGGGCGCCAAAATTATTGACAGATCGAAGAGGTCATACGGAATTAGGACTTGCACTTGCCGATGCGGCCGACTGTGCACCAGCGGTTGTTGTTTGTGAAATGTTGGATGATGCGACTGGGAATGCAACAGCGCCCACAGATGCACAGACATACGCTGAAAAAAATGATATCGTATTTATCGATGGGGCTGCAGTGGTTACAGAACTAGGCTAA
- a CDS encoding DUF120 domain-containing protein, translating to MAESTTAVGHDELAALKFVALEGAHSEPIKISCSELSDRLDASSQTASRRLQRLEAAGYLDRDVVTDGQWVSLTKAGETALHKEYTQYQEIFGDNSSVVELTGTVTSGMGEGRHYISLSGYMKQFRERLGYEPFPGTLNIDLDDDSTRTRVAVSSLTGIQIDGWEDDERTFGPATCYPAEIILAEQTAEAAHIIVPERTHHDETQLEVIAPERLRDSLELTDGQRITVQLKPKE from the coding sequence ATGGCAGAATCGACGACAGCCGTTGGTCATGATGAACTCGCGGCACTGAAATTCGTTGCCCTAGAGGGGGCACACTCAGAGCCGATTAAAATCTCTTGTTCAGAGCTCAGCGACCGACTCGATGCATCGAGTCAAACCGCATCACGTCGACTTCAGCGGCTTGAAGCAGCAGGATATCTTGATCGTGACGTCGTCACAGATGGACAGTGGGTTTCGTTGACAAAGGCGGGCGAGACAGCGCTACATAAGGAGTATACACAATATCAGGAAATATTTGGGGACAACTCCTCAGTTGTTGAACTCACCGGAACGGTCACAAGCGGAATGGGCGAAGGGCGTCACTATATTTCATTGTCCGGGTATATGAAACAATTCCGCGAACGACTTGGCTATGAGCCATTCCCTGGAACACTCAATATTGATCTTGATGATGATAGTACACGAACACGAGTGGCTGTGTCATCCCTTACAGGAATTCAGATCGATGGATGGGAGGACGACGAGCGGACGTTTGGTCCAGCAACGTGCTATCCGGCTGAAATTATACTTGCTGAACAAACCGCAGAAGCTGCACATATCATCGTCCCAGAACGGACGCATCACGATGAAACGCAACTTGAAGTTATTGCGCCGGAGCGGCTTCGAGACAGCCTCGAACTTACCGATGGGCAGCGTATCACGGTGCAACTGAAGCCGAAAGAATGA
- the argS gene encoding arginine--tRNA ligase, translating to MFRPFRSEVEHAVESALQTLALPTDDLGVETPPEDVPATLASSVAFRLARSAKDSPPRVADDIAAAIDLEPDSQTYEYIDHVDTRGPYINFHVNDAYYMDTLTAAQDPEYGHLPNTGQSVVVEHTSANPTGPVHVGRGRNTIFGDAVARLLEYNGDTVDRHYYLNDAGRQVGVFTWAYEKFDADSLPDPERDRPDYDLVRYYRRGNEFLENADADAVESAEDEIASIINGLEAGNTETYERVQTVVDQVIDGMQQSFDRLSAIFDEFIKETRFIQNGDADAVVERLKSADCAVYEDDAWQIDLSAYDIEKNLVFLRSDGTTLYTTRDLAHHEWKFDNYDASVTILGEDHKLQAEQLDATLQILGNDTDQLRQPFYSWVNLPEGGMSTRKGTGVDLDDLLDEAIARAREEVHDRLGSRVRDDSLSSDDIDRIARQVGVGAVRYDIVSKQPTKGITFEWDRALDFEAQSAPYIQYVHARCCGIETEVNSNTDLDIDALTSDSIPDITMLRTDAERALLQEIARFPAVVESAAADLEPHVIATFARSFAEQFNTFYRECSVLNAESEIMTAARVSLVRAARHTVANALDIVGVEAPQSM from the coding sequence ATGTTCAGACCCTTTCGGTCGGAGGTGGAACACGCCGTTGAGTCTGCATTGCAGACACTTGCACTCCCGACCGATGACTTGGGGGTGGAGACACCACCTGAGGATGTCCCAGCGACGCTTGCCTCAAGCGTTGCATTTCGTCTTGCAAGATCTGCCAAGGACTCACCGCCACGCGTGGCAGATGATATTGCTGCTGCTATTGATCTTGAGCCTGATTCTCAGACATATGAGTATATTGACCATGTAGATACGCGTGGTCCGTACATCAATTTTCACGTCAACGATGCATACTATATGGATACCCTTACCGCTGCTCAGGATCCTGAATACGGACACCTCCCCAATACGGGTCAGTCTGTTGTTGTCGAGCATACGAGTGCGAACCCAACAGGACCAGTTCATGTTGGACGTGGACGGAATACAATCTTTGGGGACGCCGTTGCTCGATTACTCGAATACAATGGTGACACTGTTGACCGACATTACTATCTCAATGACGCTGGTCGTCAGGTCGGTGTATTTACCTGGGCATATGAGAAATTTGATGCTGATTCACTTCCCGACCCAGAGCGTGATCGTCCTGATTATGATCTTGTTCGGTATTATCGTCGAGGGAATGAATTCCTTGAGAATGCTGATGCTGATGCCGTCGAATCTGCTGAGGACGAGATTGCATCAATTATCAATGGTCTTGAGGCAGGCAATACTGAAACGTATGAGCGTGTTCAAACTGTCGTAGACCAGGTCATTGACGGAATGCAACAATCATTTGACCGTCTTTCAGCAATATTTGATGAATTTATCAAAGAAACACGGTTTATTCAGAATGGAGATGCTGATGCTGTGGTTGAGCGTCTTAAATCCGCTGATTGTGCGGTTTATGAGGACGATGCATGGCAGATCGACCTCAGTGCATACGATATTGAAAAAAATCTCGTCTTTCTTCGTTCCGATGGAACGACATTGTATACAACACGTGATCTTGCCCATCATGAGTGGAAATTTGACAATTATGACGCTTCAGTGACCATTCTTGGTGAGGATCACAAACTCCAAGCTGAGCAACTTGATGCAACGCTTCAGATCCTTGGAAATGACACCGATCAGCTCAGACAGCCGTTTTATTCATGGGTTAACCTTCCAGAAGGTGGTATGTCAACTCGCAAGGGAACTGGTGTTGATCTTGATGACTTACTCGATGAGGCAATCGCTCGTGCCCGCGAGGAAGTACATGATAGACTAGGATCACGTGTTCGCGATGACTCTCTCTCTAGCGATGATATTGACCGTATTGCCCGGCAGGTCGGCGTTGGTGCCGTCCGATACGATATTGTCTCAAAGCAACCAACCAAAGGAATCACATTCGAGTGGGATCGCGCACTTGATTTTGAGGCACAATCTGCACCATATATCCAGTATGTCCATGCACGCTGTTGTGGCATTGAGACAGAGGTTAACTCAAACACAGATCTCGATATTGATGCTCTCACGTCCGATTCAATACCTGATATCACAATGCTTCGGACGGATGCCGAACGTGCGCTCCTTCAAGAGATCGCTCGATTCCCCGCAGTTGTCGAATCAGCAGCAGCGGATCTTGAGCCACATGTCATTGCAACGTTTGCTCGTTCATTTGCTGAACAATTTAATACATTCTACCGTGAGTGCTCGGTGTTGAACGCGGAAAGTGAAATCATGACTGCGGCTAGGGTGAGCCTTGTTCGTGCTGCTCGACACACTGTTGCGAATGCGCTTGATATCGTCGGGGTTGAGGCACCTCAGTCAATGTAA
- the prf1 gene encoding peptide chain release factor aRF-1: MSTDAEDVSNDRRKYEFRKVIEELREYEGSGTQLVTIYIPPDRQVSDVVAHITQEHSEASNIKSKQTRTNVQDALTSIKDRLRYYDTYPPDNGIVLFSGAVSTGGGQTTMVTRSLESPPEPVQSFRYHCDSDFLTDPLEDMLADKGLFGLIVLDRREANVGWLKGKRVEPVKSASSLVPGKQRKGGQSAQRFARLRLEAIDNFYQEVAGMANDLFVPKRHEIDGVLVGGPSPTKDEFLDGDYLHHELGDVVVGKFDVSYTDESGLHDLVDSAQDVLADQEVMKDKAEMEEFFEKLHGGEEATYGFEPTRKNLMMGAVDRLLLSEDLRSDVVVYECPDGHEEYEVIDRRHDDPEHTCSDCGSASEKTEREDVIEYLMSIAEQRGTETKFISTDFEKGEQLHNAFGGIAGILRYATGI; encoded by the coding sequence ATGAGTACCGACGCCGAAGACGTGAGCAACGACCGCCGTAAATACGAGTTCCGAAAAGTTATTGAGGAACTTAGAGAGTACGAGGGGTCTGGTACGCAACTCGTTACTATCTATATCCCACCTGATAGACAGGTCTCTGATGTTGTTGCTCACATCACACAAGAACACTCGGAGGCGTCAAATATTAAGTCAAAACAAACACGGACAAACGTCCAAGACGCACTCACTTCAATTAAAGATCGACTCCGATATTACGATACATATCCGCCAGACAATGGTATTGTCCTCTTTTCTGGCGCTGTTAGCACAGGTGGCGGACAAACGACGATGGTAACGCGATCGCTTGAAAGTCCACCTGAGCCAGTCCAATCGTTCAGATATCATTGTGACTCCGACTTTCTCACAGACCCACTTGAAGACATGCTCGCAGATAAGGGTCTGTTCGGGCTGATTGTCCTTGACCGTCGAGAGGCAAATGTAGGATGGTTAAAAGGAAAACGTGTTGAGCCAGTTAAATCAGCATCTTCGCTTGTTCCAGGGAAGCAACGAAAAGGTGGTCAGTCTGCACAACGGTTTGCCCGACTTCGACTTGAGGCAATCGATAATTTCTATCAAGAAGTCGCCGGGATGGCAAATGACCTGTTTGTGCCCAAGCGACACGAGATAGATGGTGTGCTGGTTGGTGGTCCCTCACCAACGAAGGATGAATTCCTTGATGGGGATTATCTGCATCATGAACTTGGAGATGTTGTTGTCGGAAAATTCGATGTTTCATATACAGATGAATCGGGTTTACACGATCTTGTTGACTCTGCCCAAGATGTCCTTGCTGATCAGGAGGTAATGAAAGATAAAGCCGAAATGGAAGAGTTCTTTGAGAAGCTCCATGGCGGTGAGGAAGCAACATATGGGTTTGAACCGACGCGAAAGAATCTAATGATGGGTGCCGTTGACCGACTCTTACTCTCTGAGGATCTTCGGTCTGATGTTGTTGTGTATGAGTGCCCCGATGGTCATGAGGAGTACGAAGTTATTGATCGTCGACATGATGATCCTGAGCATACTTGTAGTGACTGTGGAAGTGCATCTGAGAAGACCGAACGCGAGGATGTCATCGAATATCTAATGAGTATTGCTGAACAACGCGGAACCGAGACAAAGTTCATCTCGACTGACTTTGAGAAGGGTGAGCAATTACACAATGCGTTTGGTGGTATTGCTGGGATTCTCCGATATGCGACCGGAATATAA
- a CDS encoding V-type ATP synthase subunit D, giving the protein MAEDVKPTRKNLMAIDDRIQLSERGHDTLEQKRDGLIMEFMDILDQAQDVRSDLNANYETAQQKLNMARAMEGDVAVRGAAAALKEHPEITTRSKNIMGVVVPQIESSRVKKSLDQRGYGLLGSSARIDEAADAYEELIETIILAAEVETAMKKMLKEIETTKRRVNALEFKLLPDLYENKEYIEQKLEEQEREEIFRLKKIKNKKEAEEEEEDEEEDESEMTDETVVQTPADD; this is encoded by the coding sequence ATGGCTGAGGACGTCAAACCAACTCGAAAGAATCTGATGGCGATCGATGATCGGATTCAGCTTTCCGAGCGCGGTCACGATACGCTTGAGCAGAAGCGTGATGGACTGATCATGGAATTCATGGATATTCTTGATCAAGCGCAGGATGTCCGCTCAGATCTGAATGCCAATTATGAAACTGCGCAGCAAAAACTGAATATGGCACGGGCAATGGAGGGTGATGTTGCCGTTCGAGGTGCTGCTGCTGCATTGAAAGAACATCCTGAGATTACGACTCGATCGAAAAATATCATGGGAGTTGTCGTCCCGCAAATTGAATCATCGCGTGTCAAAAAGTCGCTAGATCAGCGTGGATATGGGCTTCTCGGATCATCTGCACGGATTGATGAAGCCGCAGATGCATATGAGGAGTTAATAGAAACGATCATTCTCGCCGCAGAGGTCGAAACGGCGATGAAGAAGATGCTTAAAGAAATTGAGACTACAAAACGTCGGGTCAATGCGTTAGAGTTCAAACTCCTACCAGACCTCTATGAGAATAAGGAGTATATCGAGCAAAAACTCGAAGAACAAGAGCGTGAAGAGATTTTCAGACTGAAGAAAATCAAGAATAAAAAGGAAGCTGAAGAGGAAGAAGAAGATGAAGAGGAAGATGAGTCTGAAATGACTGATGAAACTGTTGTCCAAACGCCTGCAGATGACTGA
- a CDS encoding ATP synthase subunit B has product MKEYQTVTEISGPLIYAEVDEPIGYDEIVEIETPNGDIKRGQVLESEDGLVAIQVFEGTSGIDTNASVRFSGETLKMKVTEDLLGRVLDGSGQPIDGGPEILADERREIVGAAINPYAREYPEEFIQTGVAAVDGMNTLVRGQKLPIFSGSGLPHNELALQIARQATVPEEENADDNEDDGSEFAVIFGAMGITAEEANEFMEDFERTGALERSVVFMNLADDPAVERTVTPRMVLTTAEYLAFEKDYHVLVILTDMTNYCEALREIGAAREEVPGRRGYPGYMYTDLATLYERAGRIEGREGSVTQIPILTMPGDDDTHPIPDLTGYITEGQIYVDRDLNSQGVQPPVNVLPSLSRLMDDGIGEGLTREDHADVSDQMYAAYAEGEDLRDLVNIVGREALSDRDNKYLDFADRFETEFIDQGFEVNRSINETLEIGWDLLSMLPKDELNRVDEDLIEKYYREESAGETAEIAAE; this is encoded by the coding sequence ATGAAAGAATATCAAACCGTCACTGAGATTAGTGGTCCGCTAATATACGCTGAAGTCGATGAGCCAATTGGCTATGACGAGATTGTTGAGATTGAGACGCCAAATGGTGATATCAAGCGAGGACAGGTACTTGAGTCTGAGGATGGGCTTGTTGCTATTCAGGTTTTTGAGGGGACATCAGGGATTGATACGAATGCGTCGGTGCGTTTCTCTGGTGAGACGCTCAAGATGAAAGTCACCGAGGACCTGTTGGGTCGAGTGCTCGATGGGTCAGGACAACCAATTGATGGTGGTCCGGAGATCCTTGCTGATGAACGTCGAGAGATTGTCGGTGCTGCAATCAATCCATATGCTCGAGAGTATCCCGAAGAGTTTATTCAAACGGGTGTTGCTGCCGTTGATGGTATGAACACACTCGTTCGTGGGCAAAAATTACCGATCTTCTCTGGGTCGGGATTACCACATAATGAATTGGCACTACAGATTGCCCGACAGGCAACAGTGCCTGAGGAAGAGAATGCAGACGATAACGAAGATGATGGTTCAGAATTTGCTGTGATCTTTGGGGCAATGGGAATTACTGCAGAAGAAGCAAACGAGTTCATGGAGGACTTCGAGCGCACCGGTGCGCTTGAACGCTCAGTTGTGTTTATGAATCTTGCAGATGACCCAGCTGTTGAACGGACTGTCACTCCCCGGATGGTCTTGACAACTGCAGAGTATCTTGCATTTGAGAAAGACTATCATGTGCTTGTTATTCTGACTGATATGACGAATTACTGTGAGGCTCTTCGTGAAATCGGTGCTGCGCGCGAGGAAGTTCCTGGACGACGTGGATATCCCGGATATATGTATACTGATCTGGCAACACTATATGAGCGCGCTGGACGTATTGAAGGACGCGAAGGGTCTGTAACACAGATCCCAATTCTCACGATGCCAGGAGATGATGATACCCATCCGATCCCGGATCTGACTGGATACATTACAGAGGGACAGATCTATGTTGACCGTGATCTGAACAGTCAAGGAGTTCAACCACCTGTTAATGTCCTTCCAAGTCTGTCACGGTTAATGGACGATGGAATTGGTGAGGGGTTAACCCGTGAGGATCACGCGGATGTCTCTGATCAGATGTATGCTGCATACGCTGAGGGTGAAGACCTTCGTGATCTGGTGAATATTGTTGGGCGTGAGGCACTCTCGGACCGAGATAATAAGTATCTCGACTTTGCTGATCGGTTTGAGACCGAATTTATTGATCAAGGATTTGAAGTCAATCGATCAATTAATGAAACACTTGAGATTGGATGGGATCTGCTATCGATGCTTCCGAAAGACGAACTCAATCGGGTTGATGAAGATCTCATTGAGAAATATTATCGCGAAGAAAGCGCTGGGGAAACAGCAGAGATCGCCGCAGAATAA
- a CDS encoding ATP synthase subunit A — translation MSQTEQAVREDGVIRSVSGPVVTARGLDARMNDVVYVGDEGLMGEVIEIEDNVTTVQVYEETSGIGPDEPVRNTGEPLSVDLGPGLLDTIYDGVQRPLDILEDKMGSPYLDRGVDAPGIELDTEWEFEPTVSEGDTVESGDEVGIVEETVTIDHKVLLPPDYEGGEVTTVKSGEFTVEETVVELSSGESVQMRQEWPVREPRPTVEKKTPREPLVSGQRILDGLFPIAKGGTAAIPGPFGSGKTVTQHQLAKYADADIIIYVGCGERGNEMTEVIDDFPELEDPSTGNPLMARTSLIANTSNMPVAARESCVYTGITIAEFYRDMGYDVALMADSTSRWAEAMREISSRLEEMPGEEGYPAYLAARLAQFYERAGYFKNVNGTEGSVSAIGAVSPPGGDFSEPVTQNTLRIVKTFWALDADLAERRHFPSINWDESYSLYKEQLDPWFQENVEDDWPEERQWAVDVLDEESELQEIVQLVGKDALPDDQQLTLEVARYLRESYLQQNAFHPVDTYCSPEKTYLTVTAIHQFNDEAFEALDAGVPVDEIISIDAAPRLNRIGVQDDYEEYIATLKEDIATQLQELY, via the coding sequence ATGAGCCAGACAGAACAAGCAGTTCGTGAGGATGGCGTTATCAGAAGTGTCAGCGGTCCTGTCGTGACCGCACGTGGACTCGATGCCCGAATGAACGATGTTGTCTATGTAGGTGATGAGGGACTCATGGGCGAGGTCATCGAGATTGAAGATAATGTCACAACAGTACAAGTATATGAAGAGACGTCTGGAATCGGTCCCGACGAGCCAGTCAGAAACACGGGTGAGCCACTCAGTGTTGACCTCGGTCCGGGATTACTTGACACGATTTATGATGGCGTTCAACGCCCACTTGACATTCTTGAGGATAAGATGGGAAGTCCTTATCTTGACCGAGGTGTCGATGCTCCAGGAATCGAACTTGATACCGAATGGGAATTTGAACCAACTGTTAGCGAAGGAGATACTGTCGAATCCGGCGATGAAGTTGGTATTGTCGAAGAGACAGTAACGATTGACCACAAAGTACTCCTCCCGCCAGATTATGAGGGTGGTGAGGTAACTACTGTCAAGTCTGGTGAATTCACCGTTGAGGAGACCGTTGTTGAGCTTTCGAGTGGTGAATCGGTCCAGATGCGACAAGAGTGGCCAGTCCGAGAGCCTCGACCGACCGTTGAGAAGAAAACACCGCGCGAGCCGCTCGTCTCTGGACAGCGGATTCTTGATGGATTATTCCCAATCGCAAAGGGTGGAACAGCAGCAATCCCAGGACCGTTTGGATCTGGAAAAACAGTCACACAACATCAACTGGCGAAGTATGCCGATGCGGATATCATCATTTATGTTGGATGTGGCGAGCGCGGAAATGAGATGACAGAAGTCATCGATGATTTCCCCGAGCTTGAGGATCCATCGACTGGGAATCCGCTTATGGCACGAACATCGCTCATTGCAAACACCTCGAATATGCCGGTCGCTGCGCGTGAATCTTGTGTATACACAGGAATAACAATCGCAGAGTTCTACCGTGACATGGGGTACGATGTTGCGTTGATGGCTGATTCCACATCACGGTGGGCTGAAGCAATGCGTGAGATCTCCTCGCGACTTGAGGAAATGCCTGGTGAAGAGGGATATCCTGCATATCTTGCTGCACGATTAGCGCAGTTTTATGAGCGAGCGGGCTATTTCAAGAACGTCAATGGGACCGAGGGATCGGTTTCAGCAATCGGTGCTGTGTCTCCACCCGGAGGGGACTTCTCAGAGCCAGTCACACAGAATACACTTCGAATTGTCAAGACATTCTGGGCACTGGATGCTGACCTTGCTGAACGTCGGCATTTCCCATCAATTAATTGGGATGAATCATACTCATTGTATAAGGAACAACTTGACCCGTGGTTCCAAGAGAACGTTGAGGATGACTGGCCGGAGGAGCGACAGTGGGCTGTAGACGTACTTGATGAGGAAAGTGAACTACAGGAAATTGTTCAACTTGTCGGGAAAGATGCATTACCAGACGACCAGCAACTGACACTTGAGGTCGCACGGTATCTGCGCGAATCATATCTTCAACAGAATGCCTTCCATCCAGTTGATACATACTGCTCTCCAGAGAAGACATATCTTACCGTGACAGCAATCCATCAATTCAACGATGAGGCATTCGAGGCACTTGATGCTGGGGTGCCGGTTGATGAGATCATTAGCATCGACGCAGCACCGCGATTAAATCGGATTGGTGTCCAAGATGATTACGAGGAATACATCGCGACACTCAAAGAAGACATCGCCACACAATTACAGGAGCTTTACTGA
- a CDS encoding V-type ATP synthase subunit F, giving the protein MSQEIAVVGSPEFTTGFRLAGVRKFETVPDENKDEQLDQAVRSALGDDDVGIIVMHNDDLEHLSRTVREDVETSIEPTLVTLGGGAGAGGLRDQIKRAIGIDLMEEDES; this is encoded by the coding sequence ATGAGCCAGGAGATTGCAGTCGTCGGCAGTCCAGAGTTCACAACAGGGTTTCGACTTGCCGGGGTCCGAAAGTTCGAAACTGTCCCAGACGAAAACAAAGATGAACAGCTTGATCAGGCCGTGAGGTCGGCACTCGGTGATGATGATGTTGGAATCATTGTGATGCATAATGATGATCTTGAACATCTGTCTCGCACCGTCCGCGAAGATGTCGAAACAAGCATCGAACCGACGCTTGTGACTCTTGGCGGTGGAGCAGGTGCTGGCGGCCTTCGTGATCAAATCAAACGAGCCATTGGAATTGACCTGATGGAAGAAGACGAATCATAA
- a CDS encoding V-type ATP synthase subunit C codes for MSVSGSNPEYVTARVKARESALYDDEEYRKLVRMTPAEIARLMEESDYEREINALGSRYSGVDLIEYALNQNLARQFDDLLRWANGRLYDLIARYLRKFDAWNVKTVIRGIYSGTESDTVNDDLIRAGEFSDELLDTLLDAGSIEEAVERLSAAGTIYGSELESAYDDYDESGVLIPLENAVDRTYYEQLLADLTVDEATAQYREFLEAEIDFRNAQNAFRLAQSGADIDPGAYYIDGGSLFTATELATFAQNRNELIEAIRESRYGDDLSEALNQIETADSLIQFERALDNALLEYSDTLGTVHPLSVTPVISYILAKEREVDNIRAIARGREAGLSDDEIKKEFM; via the coding sequence ATGAGTGTATCAGGTTCTAATCCGGAGTACGTGACAGCACGGGTCAAAGCACGAGAAAGCGCATTATATGACGATGAGGAGTACCGGAAATTGGTTCGGATGACGCCAGCAGAAATTGCACGTCTGATGGAAGAGTCCGATTATGAACGGGAAATCAATGCGCTTGGGTCTCGATATTCCGGTGTCGATCTTATCGAGTACGCGCTAAATCAAAACCTCGCAAGACAGTTTGATGATTTACTCCGGTGGGCAAATGGTCGCCTGTATGATCTTATTGCACGGTATTTGAGGAAGTTTGACGCGTGGAATGTCAAGACGGTTATCCGTGGGATCTACTCAGGAACGGAGTCAGATACTGTCAATGATGATTTAATCCGAGCTGGTGAGTTTAGTGATGAACTTCTTGATACTCTCCTTGACGCTGGAAGTATTGAGGAAGCCGTCGAGCGGTTATCAGCAGCAGGAACAATCTATGGATCGGAACTTGAGTCGGCGTATGACGATTATGATGAGAGTGGAGTGCTCATACCGCTTGAGAATGCTGTCGATCGAACATACTACGAACAGTTACTTGCTGACCTCACAGTTGATGAGGCAACAGCGCAATACCGAGAATTCCTTGAAGCTGAAATTGACTTTCGAAACGCCCAAAATGCGTTCAGGCTCGCACAAAGCGGTGCAGATATAGACCCTGGAGCGTACTACATCGATGGCGGATCACTGTTCACTGCGACTGAGCTTGCGACATTCGCACAGAATCGAAATGAGCTTATCGAAGCAATTCGTGAGTCTCGCTACGGTGATGACCTTTCTGAGGCACTCAATCAAATTGAGACCGCAGACAGCCTTATTCAGTTCGAACGCGCACTTGATAATGCCTTGTTAGAATACTCCGATACGCTCGGAACAGTACATCCATTATCGGTTACCCCTGTTATATCATATATTCTTGCCAAAGAGCGAGAGGTCGATAACATTCGTGCAATTGCCCGCGGACGTGAAGCAGGGTTAAGTGACGATGAGATTAAGAAGGAGTTCATGTAG
- a CDS encoding V-type ATP synthase subunit E, which translates to MSLDTVVEDIRDEAQARASEIQADADERAEKIIEEAEADAEDILEERKDEVEEQIEREREQALSSANLEAKQNRLEARRDVLDDVLNRVEDELASLSNAKREELTKPLVTAAITEFDDDETVKLYARADDADLLNSLLEEHEKAEYAGEYDCLGGVVAEGQQSRVRVNNTFDSILDAVWEETLGDVSEQLFDQ; encoded by the coding sequence ATGAGTTTGGACACTGTCGTCGAAGACATTCGAGACGAAGCGCAAGCGCGCGCCAGCGAAATTCAAGCAGACGCAGATGAACGCGCAGAGAAAATCATTGAAGAAGCAGAAGCTGATGCAGAGGATATCCTTGAAGAGCGAAAAGATGAGGTCGAAGAGCAAATTGAGCGCGAGCGTGAGCAAGCACTCTCAAGTGCAAATCTTGAGGCAAAACAAAACCGCTTAGAAGCACGGCGTGATGTTCTTGATGATGTTCTTAATCGTGTTGAGGATGAACTCGCATCGCTATCGAACGCAAAACGAGAGGAATTAACCAAACCATTAGTAACCGCAGCAATCACCGAATTCGATGATGATGAGACAGTCAAGCTTTACGCTCGCGCTGATGATGCTGATCTGCTTAATTCACTGCTGGAGGAGCACGAAAAAGCGGAGTATGCCGGTGAGTACGACTGTCTTGGGGGGGTTGTTGCTGAGGGACAGCAATCTCGCGTTCGAGTGAATAACACATTCGATTCAATTCTCGATGCTGTCTGGGAGGAAACACTCGGAGATGTCAGCGAACAACTATTTGATCAATGA